In Streptomyces sp. NBC_01231, the sequence TCGACGACCCGTTCACACGGGTCGCCGTGACCGCCGAACGGTCACTGCTCGCCGCCCTGGAGGCCGGTTGCAGCGCCCCTGTGGGGGCGTTGGCCGACCTGCTGGCCGACGGGCAGATTGTCAAGGAAATGCGCCTGCGCGGCGTCGTCGGCACGACCGACGGCACGCGGATGGTGCAGCTGTCCACCACCGGTCCCGTGCCCGAGACGTACGACCAGGCAATGGCGCTCGGTCGCGAACTCGCTGCCGAGATGTTTGCCCAGGGCGCGGCCGGTCTGATGGGGGAGCAAGCACAGTGAGCCCCACCACTCTTCCCGCCGGTCCTGAACACGGGCACGTCACCTTCCTCGGTGCCGGACCCGGAGATCCGGGACTACTGACTCTGCGCGCCGTCGAGGCGCTGGCAAACGCGGACGTCCTCGTCGCCGAGCACGAAGTGCTCGACGTCGTACGTACGCATGCCAGGTCCGGTGTCGCCGTCGTGAACACGGACTCGGACCCCTTCGCGGGTCCGCATCCGGGCACAGGCGCGCCTCAACTGACGGTTGTTGACGGCGCGTCAACAACCGCTGGCACTCCCGCCGTGCGGGATGCCGCACATCTTGTCATGGAGGCCGCACGGGGCGGCAGGCGGGTCGTGCGTGCGGTGACCGGGGACCCCGGGCTCGACACGTACGCCGCCGAGGAGATGCTGGCCTGCGCCGCCGCCGGGGTGCCCTTCGAGGTCGTGCCGGGTGTCGCGGCGGCCGTGGGCGTCCCCGCCTACGCCGGTGTGCCCCTGCGGGACGCCGAGGGCGCCGACGTCCGCTTCGTGGACGCGCGGACGGCTTCGGACCGGTGCTGGACGGAGGTGGGGGCGTCGGACGGGACGGTTGTCGTGTCGACGACTCTCGACTCCGTCGCGGCGGCCGCCGGCGAACTGGTGTCCGCCGGACGCAAGCCCGACACCCCGTTGACGGTCACGGTCGCCGGTACGACCACGCGTCAGCGGACCTGGACGGCGACCCTGGGGACCATCGCCCAGACGCTGAAGCAGGCCAAGGTGCTGCCCTCCCCGGAGGGCGGTCGGCCGGTGATAGCCGTGGTCGGTGAGCGGTCCGCCGCGGCTCAGCGTGAGCAGCTCTCGTGGTTCGAGTCCAAGCCGCTGTTCGGCTGGAAGGTGCTCGTGCCGCGGACGAAGGAGCAGTCGGCGTCGCTCTCCGACCAACTGCGGTCCTACGGAGCCGTACCGCACGAGGTGCCGACGATCGCCGTCGAGCCGCCGCGGACGCCCCAGCAGATGGAGCGGGCGGTGAAGGGGCTGGTGACCGGACGCTACGAGTGGATCGCGTTCACGTCGGTCAACGCCGTCAAGGCCGTGCGGGAGAAGTTCGAGGAGTACGGGCTCGACGCGCGTGCCTTCGCCGGGATCAAGGTCGCCGCGGTGGGGGAGCAGACCGCGAAGGCGCTGATCGCGTTCGGTGTGAAGCCGGATCTGGTGCCGAGTGGGGAGCAGTCTGCTGCTGGGTTGCTGGAGGACTGGCCTCCGTACGACCCGGTGTTCGACCCGATCGACCGGGTGTTCCTGCCGCGTGCCGACATCGCCACCGAGACGCTGGTGGCGGGCCTCATCGAGCTCGGCTGGGAGGTCGATGACGTCACGGCCTACCGGACCGTGCGGGCCTCGCCGCCGCCTGCCGAGACGCGGGAGGCGATCAAGGGTGGTGGGTTCGACGCCGTTCTGTTCACGTCGTCGAGCACCGTGCGGAACCTGGTGGGAATCGCCGGTAAGCCGCACAACGTGACGGTCATCGCGTGTATCGGGCCGGCCACCGCCAAGACCGCCGAGGAACATGGCCTTCGGGTGGACGTGATGGCTCCCGAGCCGTCCGTGCACCGGCTGGCCGAGGCCCTCGCCGACTTCGGGCTGCGGCGGCGCGCCGCGGCGGTCGAGGCCGGGGATCCGGTGACTCGGCCGAGTGAGCGGCGGCCGGGGGCTCGGCGTAGGCGTACGACTACCTGACGCGGACGCGCTGAGTGTGGAGGGCTGACGCCGTCGCGCTGAGTGTCGAGGGCTGGTCGTCAGGCCGGGGGCACCGTGTGTCCGTAGCGGAGCAGGTTCGCCGGGTCGTAGGTGTGCTTGGCCTGTCGGAGGTGGGCGTAGACCTCCGGGGTCCATGCCCG encodes:
- a CDS encoding bifunctional uroporphyrinogen-III C-methyltransferase/uroporphyrinogen-III synthase; translated protein: MSPTTLPAGPEHGHVTFLGAGPGDPGLLTLRAVEALANADVLVAEHEVLDVVRTHARSGVAVVNTDSDPFAGPHPGTGAPQLTVVDGASTTAGTPAVRDAAHLVMEAARGGRRVVRAVTGDPGLDTYAAEEMLACAAAGVPFEVVPGVAAAVGVPAYAGVPLRDAEGADVRFVDARTASDRCWTEVGASDGTVVVSTTLDSVAAAAGELVSAGRKPDTPLTVTVAGTTTRQRTWTATLGTIAQTLKQAKVLPSPEGGRPVIAVVGERSAAAQREQLSWFESKPLFGWKVLVPRTKEQSASLSDQLRSYGAVPHEVPTIAVEPPRTPQQMERAVKGLVTGRYEWIAFTSVNAVKAVREKFEEYGLDARAFAGIKVAAVGEQTAKALIAFGVKPDLVPSGEQSAAGLLEDWPPYDPVFDPIDRVFLPRADIATETLVAGLIELGWEVDDVTAYRTVRASPPPAETREAIKGGGFDAVLFTSSSTVRNLVGIAGKPHNVTVIACIGPATAKTAEEHGLRVDVMAPEPSVHRLAEALADFGLRRRAAAVEAGDPVTRPSERRPGARRRRTTT